From Scomber scombrus chromosome 9, fScoSco1.1, whole genome shotgun sequence, one genomic window encodes:
- the tmsb2 gene encoding thymosin beta, with protein MSDKPDMTEISRFDKTKLKKTETKEKNPLPTKETIEQERKGDATP; from the exons ATGTCTGACAAGCCTGACATGACTGAGATCTCCCGTTTCGACAAGACGAAGCTGAAGAagacagagacaaaagaaaaaaaccctctgccCACCAAAGAGA CCATCGAGCAAGAGAGGAAAGGCGATGCCACACCTTGA